In a single window of the Litorilituus sediminis genome:
- a CDS encoding NYN domain-containing protein: MKDKEKIALFIDADNAPAAKIDIILSELARYGVVNIRKAYGNWKSPCIKPWEDVLHEYAIQPIQQFDLTKGKNATDIALVIDVMDTLYTKDVDTICLVSSDCDFTPLVTRALADGKFVIGFGERKAPAAFVNSCSKFLYLDDIEAEEKTIQKRKPSIKSDTRLMNMLRQAIEASEEDDGWAQLGPIGKHISNHASFDQRNYGFKKLSDLFAAIDLFEMKQTHGSATWVRDKKKVKQKELSQ, from the coding sequence GTGAAAGATAAGGAAAAGATTGCATTATTTATTGATGCTGATAATGCACCTGCCGCCAAAATAGACATCATACTTTCTGAGCTTGCCCGATATGGTGTTGTTAATATTCGCAAAGCCTATGGAAACTGGAAAAGTCCATGTATTAAACCTTGGGAAGATGTTTTACACGAATATGCTATCCAGCCCATTCAACAATTTGATTTAACCAAAGGCAAAAATGCTACTGACATTGCGTTGGTTATTGATGTTATGGATACCCTATATACCAAAGATGTCGACACCATTTGTTTAGTTTCATCTGATTGTGACTTTACCCCCCTTGTTACACGAGCACTAGCCGATGGCAAGTTTGTCATTGGCTTTGGAGAACGAAAAGCGCCAGCAGCTTTCGTAAATAGCTGTTCAAAGTTTCTTTATCTTGACGATATTGAAGCAGAAGAAAAAACAATACAAAAACGTAAGCCAAGTATTAAAAGTGATACAAGGCTAATGAATATGCTTCGTCAAGCAATAGAAGCATCGGAAGAAGATGATGGATGGGCACAGTTAGGGCCTATTGGTAAGCATATTTCAAATCATGCATCTTTTGATCAACGAAATTACGGCTTTAAAAAGCTTAGTGATTTATTTGCCGCTATTGATTTATTTGAAATGAAGCAAACTCATGGCTCCGCAACATGGGTAAGAGATAAGAAAAAGGTAAAACAAAAGGAACTTAGTCAATAA
- a CDS encoding ankyrin repeat domain-containing protein: MKKLLLLILIVSFGGQAFEVEDIKINAANLPIGKHIRFEWLSMPTMVLKPSKEQIKSIQRNTNKVTVENLKNSFRSFAKTSGNRKATILYQPTVTAHKNDTLVHSYPIIVLVGINPMRGCALSADYEGNVLIDPCSQTLFSLDGRPITNNGELASVIFIPEYSIEGNQLTIKAPKVDNVIDFSPNILASDLPTKSKLFDAISWDKLDVVKTLIEKDKSLLSSTTSVGCNLVHLASSKSKELLSYLIDKGVSTTKVCNNRYTPIMLSMMVGKHENASFLLNHGAKINAYCENEQCAKSLLDYLEYEQGYSPEYSAELIEKINIGRLTQ; encoded by the coding sequence ATGAAGAAATTACTATTACTTATTTTGATTGTCAGCTTTGGAGGTCAAGCCTTTGAAGTTGAAGACATCAAAATCAATGCTGCCAACTTGCCAATAGGTAAACACATCCGCTTTGAATGGCTAAGTATGCCTACGATGGTGTTAAAACCAAGCAAAGAGCAAATCAAATCAATACAGCGCAATACTAACAAGGTAACTGTAGAAAACCTTAAAAATTCATTCCGAAGCTTTGCAAAAACTAGCGGTAATCGAAAAGCGACGATCTTGTATCAACCTACCGTTACAGCACACAAGAATGACACATTAGTTCATTCATACCCCATTATTGTTTTGGTCGGCATCAACCCAATGCGAGGTTGTGCACTTAGTGCTGATTATGAAGGTAATGTTTTAATTGACCCCTGTAGCCAGACATTATTTTCACTAGATGGTAGACCTATTACGAATAACGGTGAGCTTGCATCTGTAATATTTATACCCGAATACTCAATTGAAGGGAACCAACTCACTATTAAGGCTCCAAAAGTTGATAATGTAATTGACTTCTCGCCTAATATTTTAGCTTCTGATTTACCCACTAAATCAAAGCTATTCGATGCAATTTCATGGGATAAATTAGACGTTGTTAAAACGCTAATTGAAAAAGATAAAAGCCTTCTTTCATCTACAACCTCAGTCGGTTGTAACTTGGTACACTTGGCCTCTTCTAAATCTAAAGAGCTGTTGTCATACCTAATAGATAAAGGCGTATCCACAACAAAAGTTTGTAATAATCGATATACGCCAATTATGCTTTCTATGATGGTAGGAAAGCATGAAAATGCCTCTTTCCTACTAAATCATGGAGCCAAGATTAACGCTTATTGCGAAAATGAACAGTGTGCAAAGTCATTACTAGACTACTTGGAGTATGAGCAGGGCTATTCGCCAGAATATTCAGCTGAATTGATAGAAAAAATTAATATTGGAAGGCTAACTCAATAA
- a CDS encoding efflux RND transporter periplasmic adaptor subunit, which yields MNNIFQITGIALVIIFAVFSINTTSASDSQHNTSHDEHLHDVAKPIKAVGHDHADKGNNPEKRSAAQEEHEQGVSLSQEKIKLAGIKVNAVFAKKHINTVYAPGEVKANGYKSYLVSPRTDSVVINRHASLGEHVKTGQKLVTLFSETMAQTQADFLIASSNWQRANKLGRNNISERTLVEAENIYKGVYGKLVAFGLTTQAIEKISQQDSSTFGQYALVAEREGVVLQDDFMQGQRIEAGETIMLLADETDLWVEASIPANKELNLVFGSPALIDLNGVKYQAKVIQEAHTIDPITRTRTVRLSVTNNGHKLHSGMFVKVYFQFESSSDVIAVPEEALIRSSDGDWTVFIEEQPNKFKAIEVTTGQAFSEYRQVFGVESGMKVVTRGAFFVASEIAKGGFDPHNH from the coding sequence ATGAATAATATTTTTCAAATCACAGGCATAGCCTTAGTGATTATTTTTGCTGTGTTTTCGATAAACACAACATCGGCTAGTGATAGCCAACATAACACAAGCCACGATGAACATTTGCATGACGTTGCAAAGCCCATTAAAGCAGTAGGCCATGATCATGCTGATAAAGGCAATAATCCTGAGAAACGTTCAGCAGCACAAGAAGAGCATGAACAAGGCGTTTCTTTAAGTCAGGAAAAAATTAAATTAGCAGGCATTAAAGTTAATGCCGTGTTTGCAAAGAAACACATCAATACGGTTTATGCTCCAGGCGAAGTTAAAGCCAATGGCTATAAGAGTTACCTTGTTTCGCCCCGTACAGACTCTGTGGTTATTAATCGCCATGCCAGCTTAGGTGAACATGTAAAAACTGGGCAAAAGTTGGTTACCTTGTTTAGTGAAACTATGGCGCAAACACAAGCTGACTTTTTGATTGCATCATCTAACTGGCAGCGAGCGAACAAGCTAGGTCGTAATAACATAAGTGAACGCACGCTTGTTGAAGCTGAAAACATTTATAAAGGTGTCTATGGTAAGTTGGTTGCTTTTGGTTTAACTACACAGGCGATTGAAAAGATATCCCAGCAAGATAGCTCTACCTTTGGACAATACGCGCTTGTTGCTGAGCGAGAAGGTGTTGTTTTGCAAGATGACTTTATGCAGGGGCAACGTATTGAGGCAGGTGAAACGATTATGCTGCTTGCTGATGAGACCGATCTTTGGGTAGAAGCCAGTATTCCGGCAAATAAAGAATTAAATTTAGTCTTTGGCAGTCCTGCCCTAATTGATTTAAATGGTGTCAAATACCAAGCCAAGGTCATACAAGAAGCTCACACAATTGACCCCATTACTCGAACCAGAACAGTAAGGCTGTCGGTTACTAACAATGGACATAAACTTCATTCAGGTATGTTTGTGAAGGTCTATTTTCAGTTCGAGTCAAGCAGTGACGTCATCGCTGTACCAGAAGAAGCACTGATAAGGAGTAGCGATGGCGACTGGACAGTGTTTATTGAAGAACAGCCAAATAAATTCAAAGCGATTGAAGTGACAACAGGCCAAGCCTTTAGCGAATATAGACAAGTATTCGGCGTTGAATCTGGTATGAAAGTCGTTACCCGTGGTGCATTTTTTGTCGCCTCTGAGATAGCTAAGGGCGGATTTGATCCGCACAATCATTAA
- a CDS encoding efflux RND transporter permease subunit, whose protein sequence is MFNRMIDWSIHNRLLVLIALIALIASAIITLPKLNLDAFPDVTNVQVAVNTEAPGLAAEEVEQLITYPIEAVMYALPDVEQVRSISKTGLSGVTVVFKEGTDIYFARQLVFERLQAAKELIPAGVGTPEMGPNTSGLGQVFQYLLISDDTSKYDSMALRSLNDWIIKLLIMPVDGVTDVLSFGGNVRQYQVNVDPSKLLSYELTQEDVVAALASNNANVGGWYMNRGQEQLVIRGTGWFASGDKGIANIQQVPVKTLNGVVVTVSDVANVKLGAEIRQGAVTMTRKADNGAVENLGEVVSGIVLKRMGSNTKATIDGINARTQLINQALPDGVRFEPFYDQADLIEKAVATVVEALTLAFIFIAIVLALFLMNLTATFLVLISIPISIGIALMVMAWLGVSANLMSLGGIAVAIGMLVDGSVVMVENMFKHLNKQQESDSDEVRNNASNEVRQKLKVAGKEVARPIFFAAAIILVVFTPLFSFEGVEAKLFQPMAISIMLAVVSAIVVALFIVPALATFMFNKGIKARESLLLKPIDILYRKSLKITLKHTNLVVFVSLTLVASAAVVFPQIGTEFVPELEEGTINLRVTLAPSSSLDTALSVAPVLEEKLMAFPEVTYALSRIGRAEIGGDPEPVNNIEIYIGLKPISEWTSASNRYELQNKMARSLAEFPGLLLNFSQPIATRVDELLSGVKAQLAIKLFGSDLQVLANKGQEIATVIKSIEGAKDVALEQIAGEAQLVIAPNRLELSRYGLSVADVMAVVQDGIGGVEAGQIINGNERYDIYVRLEKEFRSNREAIADIRLQSPTGAWLRIGDLASVSFESGPPQVRRDDVQRRVVIQANVQGRDMGSVVADIQAAIAAEVNLPAGYSVAIGGQFESQQRAQQRLAVVVPLSLALIALLLYFAFGSVGQAMLILLNVPLAVIGGVFSLYLSGQYLSVPSSVGFITLFGVAVLNGVVMVESINQGVKGGLATTEAIFDGATSRLRPVLMTAITSALGLIPMLLSSGVGSEIQRPLASVIVGGLITATLLTLFVLPSLYQFFSTEKIKELE, encoded by the coding sequence ATGTTTAATCGAATGATTGATTGGTCTATTCACAACAGGCTGCTGGTATTAATAGCGCTAATAGCCTTGATAGCAAGTGCCATTATAACGCTACCTAAGTTGAATTTAGATGCTTTTCCAGACGTAACTAATGTTCAAGTCGCCGTTAATACCGAGGCGCCAGGTTTAGCTGCTGAAGAAGTAGAGCAACTGATAACCTATCCTATTGAAGCTGTGATGTACGCATTGCCAGATGTAGAACAAGTGCGCTCTATATCAAAAACGGGTTTGTCGGGTGTCACCGTCGTATTTAAAGAGGGAACCGATATATATTTTGCCAGGCAATTAGTGTTTGAACGCTTACAAGCGGCGAAAGAGCTTATACCCGCTGGGGTTGGCACACCTGAGATGGGTCCTAACACTTCAGGTTTAGGGCAAGTATTTCAATATCTGCTGATTTCAGATGATACAAGCAAGTATGACTCAATGGCGCTAAGAAGTTTGAACGACTGGATTATTAAATTACTCATCATGCCTGTAGACGGTGTCACGGACGTATTGTCATTTGGTGGTAATGTTCGTCAATATCAGGTCAATGTCGACCCTTCCAAGCTATTGTCTTATGAGTTAACTCAAGAAGATGTTGTCGCAGCGCTTGCAAGCAACAATGCTAACGTTGGCGGCTGGTATATGAACCGTGGCCAAGAGCAGCTAGTTATTCGAGGAACGGGTTGGTTTGCCAGTGGTGACAAAGGTATTGCCAATATCCAGCAAGTGCCAGTGAAAACACTTAATGGCGTAGTAGTTACCGTGTCTGATGTTGCTAACGTAAAACTTGGTGCTGAGATCAGACAAGGAGCCGTTACTATGACACGCAAGGCGGATAATGGCGCGGTTGAAAACTTAGGTGAAGTGGTATCTGGCATTGTATTAAAGCGCATGGGCTCGAATACCAAAGCGACGATAGACGGTATTAATGCCAGAACTCAGCTTATCAATCAGGCATTACCTGACGGGGTAAGATTTGAGCCTTTTTATGATCAAGCAGATTTAATTGAAAAAGCGGTGGCAACCGTTGTGGAAGCGCTGACTTTAGCTTTTATCTTTATTGCCATAGTACTGGCGCTGTTTTTAATGAATTTAACCGCGACATTTTTAGTGCTTATTTCCATCCCAATTTCTATTGGTATTGCCTTAATGGTGATGGCTTGGTTAGGCGTATCAGCTAACTTAATGTCACTTGGCGGTATCGCTGTGGCTATTGGCATGTTAGTCGATGGCTCTGTTGTTATGGTGGAAAACATGTTTAAGCACCTAAATAAACAGCAAGAGAGCGATAGCGATGAAGTGAGAAATAACGCGAGTAATGAAGTAAGGCAAAAGTTAAAAGTCGCTGGTAAAGAGGTTGCTCGGCCGATCTTTTTTGCTGCTGCCATTATTCTGGTGGTTTTTACGCCTTTGTTCAGTTTTGAGGGCGTAGAAGCAAAATTATTTCAGCCAATGGCTATCAGCATTATGCTGGCTGTGGTGTCAGCTATTGTTGTGGCTTTATTTATTGTTCCTGCACTTGCTACTTTCATGTTTAACAAAGGGATAAAAGCAAGGGAAAGTTTGCTGTTAAAACCTATCGATATTTTGTATCGAAAGTCATTAAAAATCACTTTAAAACACACTAACTTGGTTGTTTTTGTCTCTTTAACACTGGTTGCTTCAGCAGCAGTTGTTTTTCCACAAATTGGTACTGAGTTTGTGCCAGAGTTAGAAGAGGGCACGATTAATCTAAGGGTTACATTGGCGCCTTCCTCTAGCTTAGACACTGCTTTATCGGTCGCGCCTGTGTTGGAAGAAAAGCTAATGGCTTTTCCTGAAGTGACGTACGCCTTGAGTCGAATTGGTCGAGCAGAGATTGGTGGTGACCCTGAGCCTGTGAACAATATTGAAATTTATATTGGTCTTAAGCCTATTTCAGAATGGACGAGCGCATCTAACCGCTATGAGCTACAGAATAAAATGGCGCGCTCATTAGCTGAGTTTCCAGGGCTGCTACTTAATTTCTCACAACCTATTGCGACTCGCGTAGATGAGTTGTTGTCAGGTGTTAAGGCACAACTTGCCATTAAATTATTTGGCTCTGATTTGCAGGTTTTAGCAAATAAAGGTCAAGAAATAGCAACTGTGATCAAATCAATTGAGGGTGCTAAAGATGTTGCCCTTGAACAAATTGCTGGTGAAGCTCAACTGGTTATTGCACCAAATAGGCTTGAGCTTTCGCGATATGGTTTATCGGTTGCTGATGTTATGGCCGTGGTTCAAGACGGAATTGGTGGTGTTGAAGCAGGTCAAATTATCAATGGTAACGAACGTTATGATATTTACGTGCGCCTAGAGAAGGAATTTAGATCGAATCGTGAAGCCATAGCTGATATCAGGCTGCAATCTCCTACAGGAGCTTGGCTGCGAATTGGTGATCTTGCCTCTGTGTCTTTTGAGTCTGGCCCGCCACAGGTTAGACGAGATGATGTCCAGCGTCGAGTTGTTATTCAAGCGAATGTGCAAGGCCGTGATATGGGAAGTGTGGTTGCAGATATTCAGGCAGCGATAGCTGCTGAGGTAAACTTGCCAGCAGGCTATTCAGTAGCAATTGGTGGTCAATTTGAAAGTCAGCAACGGGCACAACAGCGTCTTGCTGTGGTCGTGCCCTTATCCTTGGCCTTGATAGCATTACTGCTTTATTTTGCCTTTGGCTCTGTTGGGCAAGCTATGCTTATCTTACTCAATGTTCCATTAGCCGTTATTGGTGGGGTATTTTCGCTATACCTTTCTGGTCAGTATCTTTCCGTGCCAAGCTCTGTTGGTTTTATTACCTTGTTTGGCGTAGCGGTACTTAATGGTGTTGTTATGGTGGAAAGCATTAATCAAGGTGTCAAAGGTGGCTTAGCAACAACAGAAGCTATATTTGATGGCGCTACTTCTAGATTACGCCCTGTGCTTATGACGGCTATTACTTCCGCACTGGGTTTAATTCCTATGCTGTTATCAAGTGGCGTTGGTTCAGAAATTCAAAGGCCGCTGGCGAGTGTTATTGTTGGCGGGCTAATTACAGCAACCTTGTTAACGCTTTTTGTTCTGCCAAGCCTATATCAATTCTTTTCTACAGAGAAAATAAAAGAGTTAGAATAA
- a CDS encoding Fic family protein: MYHWQQKNWPQFEYDVTRFEASVSEYSKKAYSIEGALSQIPSNDHNDAFVHLLVEEALSTSAIEGEKLNREEVRSSVARFLGLKEPERGGYFPKEKGIAAMLVDVRKSIKSVMSKTLLCHWHTLLLHGSEDYYVNPITKGDYRDSPIDVIREDIYGDSEIIYKAPGNNRTEVEHEMDAFIQWYNSTNCSGPIKAAVAHLWFVAIHPFQDGNGRVGRAIAEHALFQDFSRPPLFSMSSMINTNRIEYYQQLRNTNAGLQINEWIAWFVELVRASQDKSLESVEFVLQKSKFWAEYGEVKLNQRQEKVMKKIFTVGADGFVRDGLTNEKYRAITGAPPATATRDLKSLVGNGLLYPSGEGKRGLRYFVNFPQDNNLFIGKEDTPLLDDVSLSKILKKIERNIEYFRGEKIQT, encoded by the coding sequence ATGTATCATTGGCAACAAAAAAATTGGCCTCAATTTGAATATGATGTGACACGCTTTGAGGCAAGTGTCAGCGAATATTCGAAAAAAGCCTACAGCATTGAAGGGGCATTATCGCAAATACCGTCAAATGACCATAACGATGCATTTGTCCACTTACTGGTGGAAGAAGCATTAAGCACCAGTGCCATTGAAGGTGAAAAACTTAACCGTGAAGAGGTGCGCTCATCGGTTGCTCGTTTTCTAGGCTTAAAAGAGCCTGAGCGCGGTGGTTATTTCCCTAAAGAAAAAGGCATTGCGGCGATGCTTGTTGATGTGCGCAAGAGCATTAAAAGCGTTATGTCTAAAACCTTACTTTGTCATTGGCACACCTTGCTATTACACGGTAGTGAAGATTATTATGTAAACCCCATTACTAAAGGCGATTATCGAGACTCGCCCATTGATGTAATAAGAGAAGATATATACGGCGACAGTGAAATCATCTACAAAGCACCAGGTAATAATCGCACTGAGGTTGAACATGAAATGGATGCTTTTATACAGTGGTATAACAGCACCAATTGTTCAGGCCCTATAAAAGCAGCAGTTGCTCATTTATGGTTTGTTGCTATTCATCCGTTTCAAGATGGTAATGGCCGTGTTGGTAGAGCCATAGCCGAGCATGCGTTATTTCAAGACTTTTCGAGACCTCCGCTTTTTAGCATGTCGAGCATGATTAATACTAATCGAATCGAGTATTATCAGCAGCTTAGAAATACTAATGCTGGCTTACAAATTAATGAGTGGATAGCATGGTTTGTTGAGCTAGTCAGAGCTTCGCAAGATAAATCGCTTGAGTCCGTTGAATTTGTATTGCAAAAATCAAAGTTTTGGGCTGAATATGGAGAGGTCAAACTCAACCAACGCCAAGAGAAGGTGATGAAAAAAATCTTCACTGTAGGCGCTGATGGCTTTGTGCGTGATGGTTTAACTAATGAAAAATATCGAGCCATTACTGGTGCGCCACCAGCAACCGCAACGAGGGATTTAAAATCATTAGTTGGTAATGGCTTGCTGTACCCGTCAGGTGAAGGTAAGCGTGGTTTACGTTACTTTGTGAATTTCCCGCAAGATAACAACCTGTTTATTGGCAAAGAAGATACTCCATTGCTTGATGATGTTAGCTTAAGCAAAATTTTGAAGAAAATAGAGCGAAATATTGAATATTTTCGTGGTGAAAAAATTCAGACTTAA
- a CDS encoding PD40 domain-containing protein yields MKKALFSSMTFALSLLISGNSYAQQAFPLLKGPYLGQKPPGLTPEIFAPGLISIAGRSEYGMSFSPNLEEMYFTTQTKYGVPAHIYFSKVKDNQWTAFEKVNFTQGEKAGEMEPNVSDDGNRIYFTAYNADFTDTKIWYVNRQGDGWSKAIKLASPVNDDEVMTSTLSKNGDLFYTNLSKGFSTYYSLRINGKYSKVNKADINFGAHAFISPSQDYLIVDAKNREDETRKDADLYIYFKQKDGTWSEPKNLGMEVNSSFDETFATVTPDGKYLFFSRRTEDGEILDLYWVSTEVIERLRAKV; encoded by the coding sequence ATGAAAAAAGCGCTATTTTCCTCAATGACCTTCGCTTTATCACTTTTAATTAGCGGCAATAGTTATGCTCAGCAAGCATTTCCTCTATTGAAGGGTCCTTATCTTGGCCAAAAGCCACCTGGTTTAACTCCAGAAATATTTGCCCCAGGCCTTATTTCAATTGCAGGTAGATCAGAATACGGTATGTCGTTTTCTCCTAACTTAGAGGAAATGTATTTTACTACTCAAACAAAATACGGCGTACCAGCCCATATTTACTTTTCAAAAGTTAAAGATAACCAATGGACAGCATTTGAAAAAGTGAATTTTACCCAAGGTGAAAAAGCTGGAGAAATGGAGCCCAATGTCAGTGATGACGGCAATCGCATATACTTTACCGCTTATAATGCTGACTTTACCGACACTAAAATTTGGTATGTGAATCGTCAGGGGGATGGTTGGAGTAAAGCAATAAAGCTTGCTTCACCAGTGAATGATGATGAAGTGATGACCTCTACACTGTCAAAAAATGGTGATCTTTTTTATACCAATTTATCCAAAGGCTTCAGTACTTACTACTCTTTAAGAATTAATGGTAAATATTCTAAAGTTAATAAAGCCGATATTAACTTTGGCGCTCACGCTTTTATCTCACCCTCGCAAGATTATTTAATCGTAGATGCGAAAAATAGAGAAGATGAAACCAGAAAAGATGCCGATTTATACATTTACTTTAAACAGAAAGACGGCACTTGGTCTGAGCCGAAAAACCTTGGTATGGAAGTTAACTCAAGCTTTGATGAAACCTTTGCTACAGTAACACCCGATGGTAAATATCTGTTTTTTAGCCGACGTACTGAAGATGGCGAGATATTAGATCTGTATTGGGTAAGTACAGAAGTGATAGAGAGGTTAAGAGCGAAAGTGTAG
- a CDS encoding TolB family protein produces the protein MKKTITAKLVITLTLLFTGNSYAHAGFPVVKGSYFGQKTPGKVAEPFAPGIISQARWDGEGVFAPGMKEFYFTRMDDNYKRRTVIGFKQENNIWTKFVEFPRIGEIGFSSDGTRMFMAEGYRDRTASGWSERKSLGSMFARKDWGIMRLSTSAQGTYVFDDYKSNDVIRISRLNNGKRHAPELMDEVVNTGKWTAHPFIAPDESYLIWDSERPGGYGDTDLYIRFKGDDGSWGQAINMGKAVNTNKADYFASVTPDGKYILFNREIDDKGNTDIYWVDASIIATLKAKSKAQPTLAAHKE, from the coding sequence ATGAAAAAAACTATCACTGCAAAACTAGTAATCACGTTAACACTATTATTTACTGGCAATAGTTATGCTCATGCTGGCTTCCCTGTTGTCAAAGGTTCTTATTTTGGTCAAAAAACACCAGGTAAAGTAGCTGAGCCTTTCGCGCCTGGCATTATTTCTCAGGCACGCTGGGATGGTGAAGGCGTGTTTGCTCCCGGTATGAAAGAGTTTTACTTCACCAGAATGGATGATAACTACAAACGCCGAACAGTTATCGGCTTTAAACAAGAAAATAACATTTGGACTAAATTTGTCGAATTTCCACGTATTGGCGAAATTGGCTTCTCCAGTGATGGCACTCGAATGTTTATGGCAGAAGGCTATAGAGACAGAACGGCATCTGGTTGGTCAGAGCGTAAAAGCCTTGGCAGCATGTTTGCTCGTAAAGACTGGGGCATTATGCGCCTATCAACGTCTGCTCAAGGTACTTATGTGTTTGATGATTATAAAAGTAATGATGTCATCCGCATATCAAGACTTAACAATGGTAAACGCCACGCACCAGAGCTGATGGATGAAGTAGTTAATACCGGTAAATGGACGGCACACCCTTTTATTGCCCCTGATGAAAGCTATCTTATTTGGGATAGCGAACGACCAGGCGGTTATGGCGATACAGATCTCTACATTCGATTTAAAGGTGATGATGGCTCATGGGGCCAGGCTATTAACATGGGTAAAGCGGTTAATACTAATAAAGCAGATTATTTCGCCAGCGTAACGCCTGATGGTAAATACATACTGTTTAACAGAGAAATTGATGATAAGGGTAATACCGATATTTATTGGGTGGATGCTAGCATTATTGCAACTCTTAAGGCTAAATCTAAAGCTCAACCTACACTTGCTGCTCATAAGGAATAA